One Candidatus Palauibacter australiensis DNA window includes the following coding sequences:
- a CDS encoding electron transfer flavoprotein subunit beta/FixA family protein, with the protein MNTIVCMKRVPDSATRVRVTPDGAGLDPAGVKYVVNPYDEFALEDAIRRREEAGEGKVTVVALGPPETAESIRQALAMGADEGVLLACAGSHDALSVARALADEIRGREYDLVLFGKQAIDDDNMQVPQMVAEFLGLPCATVVVGLEISGSDATARREVEGGHEVVEFPLPAVVSTQKGLNEPRYPSLKGIMAAKRKPLEEREVTLDAPTIEFLRLDEPPAPAAGRIVGEGVDAVPELVRALRDEAGVL; encoded by the coding sequence ATGAATACAATAGTCTGCATGAAACGCGTGCCGGACTCGGCCACGCGGGTGAGAGTGACGCCCGACGGCGCGGGACTGGACCCGGCCGGCGTCAAGTACGTCGTGAACCCGTACGACGAGTTCGCGCTCGAGGATGCGATCCGCCGCAGGGAAGAAGCGGGGGAGGGGAAGGTGACGGTCGTCGCGCTCGGCCCCCCCGAGACCGCCGAATCGATCCGCCAGGCGCTCGCGATGGGGGCGGATGAGGGCGTCCTGCTCGCGTGCGCGGGTTCGCACGACGCGCTCTCGGTGGCGCGCGCGCTGGCTGACGAGATTCGGGGCCGGGAATACGACCTCGTGCTGTTCGGGAAGCAGGCGATCGACGACGACAACATGCAGGTCCCGCAGATGGTGGCCGAGTTTCTGGGCCTCCCGTGCGCGACCGTCGTCGTCGGCCTCGAGATATCCGGGAGCGATGCGACGGCCCGCCGCGAGGTCGAAGGCGGTCACGAGGTCGTCGAGTTCCCGCTGCCCGCCGTCGTGTCGACGCAGAAGGGGCTCAACGAGCCGCGGTATCCGAGCCTCAAGGGGATCATGGCGGCGAAGCGGAAGCCTCTCGAGGAACGGGAGGTGACGCTCGACGCGCCGACCATCGAATTCCTCCGCCTCGACGAACCGCCGGCACCGGCCGCGGGCCGGATCGTCGGAGAGGGCGTGGACGCGGTGCCGGAACTGGTGCGGGCGCTGCGCGACGAAGCGGGGGTGCTCTGA
- a CDS encoding sigma-70 family RNA polymerase sigma factor → MAEETRTRSGSQGDAAGPGSGPVEPPDPGADEPGLVEAVQAGDPQAFSLFVTRYTDPAYAVALSILRHEQDAEDAVQAAFIRALERIGQLRPGSRFGPWFYRVLRSTCLNLRRRELLRTHSELKDTAASRDDPHREFERRYARKRVLDALEQLPERQRTAVMMYDLEGYDHAEIAEILGIAVGTSRANLHHGRHALRRLLGEAPAPGAGGADEDE, encoded by the coding sequence TTGGCGGAGGAAACGCGAACGCGCAGCGGATCGCAGGGCGACGCAGCCGGTCCCGGTTCCGGACCCGTCGAGCCGCCGGATCCCGGCGCCGACGAGCCCGGCCTCGTGGAAGCCGTGCAAGCCGGCGACCCGCAGGCGTTTTCCCTGTTCGTGACGAGATACACGGACCCGGCCTACGCCGTGGCACTGTCGATTCTGCGGCACGAGCAGGACGCGGAAGACGCGGTGCAGGCCGCGTTCATTCGCGCGCTCGAGCGGATCGGGCAGTTGCGGCCGGGAAGCCGTTTCGGCCCGTGGTTCTATCGCGTGCTGAGGAGCACATGCCTGAACCTCCGGCGGCGCGAGTTGCTGCGGACCCATTCGGAGCTGAAGGACACGGCGGCGTCGCGGGACGATCCGCACCGGGAGTTCGAGCGGAGATATGCCCGGAAAAGGGTGCTCGATGCGCTCGAGCAGCTTCCGGAACGACAGAGAACGGCGGTCATGATGTACGACCTCGAAGGGTACGACCACGCGGAGATCGCGGAGATCCTCGGGATCGCGGTCGGAACTTCGAGGGCGAACCTTCATCACGGCAGGCACGCGCTGCGCCGCCTTCTCGGCGAAGCGCCGGCGCCCGGCGCCGGAGGAGCAGATGAGGATGAATAG
- a CDS encoding TolC family protein: protein MAEAQVQASDNARQITVDEAVEIALRRNPRLIQAYSTIEMAEHNRLSAYGALLPGVNAFFSYSNSSTGRLDALSQGIVATSYSTRLQANYTLFDGWGRFTNLKSARLGVVEQNARYREAEFQVIQQVKQAYAAAVATRDLVAVEERRVQRQADQLEFVRQQLELGRATRSDSLRSQVDLNNAQLALLTEQNNARTRTFELTEVIGSETLVGPTAEAELAMAAMPYTRDELFAMADVTAPALEAASLAVEAAEAAVSGARSSYLPTISLGAGYGWANQEFPPSNRSWSIGLSGSYPLFNGFQRETQLFRARASADQARQEERAVRLNISSLLDARYATAQSALAGVDLAERNVELSEESLRVVQERYQLGLATILELQDAQITLTQAEVDLVRGRFDYEVAVAGIEALLGRRLDQQP from the coding sequence ATGGCTGAGGCGCAGGTGCAGGCGAGCGACAACGCCCGCCAGATCACGGTCGACGAAGCGGTCGAGATCGCGCTCCGCCGCAACCCCCGGCTGATCCAGGCCTATTCGACGATCGAGATGGCGGAGCACAACCGGCTGAGCGCTTACGGGGCGCTCCTCCCGGGAGTGAATGCCTTTTTCAGTTACTCGAACTCGTCCACCGGTCGTCTCGACGCGCTCAGCCAGGGGATCGTCGCGACGAGTTACTCCACGCGGCTCCAGGCCAACTACACGCTGTTCGACGGATGGGGGCGTTTCACGAACCTGAAGAGCGCCCGGCTCGGCGTGGTCGAGCAGAACGCCCGCTATCGCGAGGCCGAGTTCCAGGTCATTCAGCAGGTGAAACAGGCCTACGCGGCGGCCGTGGCCACACGCGATCTCGTGGCCGTGGAAGAACGGCGCGTCCAGCGGCAGGCGGACCAGCTCGAGTTCGTCAGGCAGCAACTGGAGCTGGGGCGGGCTACGCGCTCGGACTCCCTCCGCTCGCAGGTCGACCTCAACAACGCGCAACTCGCGCTTCTGACCGAACAGAACAACGCGCGCACGCGGACCTTCGAACTCACCGAGGTCATCGGCTCCGAGACCCTCGTGGGGCCGACCGCGGAGGCGGAACTCGCGATGGCCGCGATGCCCTACACGCGCGACGAACTGTTCGCGATGGCCGATGTGACGGCTCCCGCTCTGGAGGCGGCCTCCCTGGCCGTCGAAGCCGCCGAGGCAGCCGTGTCGGGTGCGCGCTCCAGCTACCTGCCCACGATCTCGCTCGGCGCCGGCTACGGGTGGGCAAACCAGGAGTTCCCACCCTCCAACCGCTCGTGGTCGATCGGGCTCTCGGGCAGCTACCCTCTCTTCAACGGCTTCCAGCGCGAGACGCAGCTGTTCCGCGCGCGGGCCTCGGCGGACCAGGCCCGGCAGGAAGAGCGGGCGGTGCGGCTGAACATCAGCTCGCTGCTCGACGCCCGCTACGCGACGGCGCAGTCCGCGCTCGCCGGTGTGGACCTCGCCGAGCGGAACGTCGAACTCAGCGAGGAGAGCCTCCGGGTCGTCCAGGAGCGCTACCAACTCGGCCTCGCCACGATTCTCGAACTCCAGGACGCGCAGATCACGCTCACGCAGGCGGAGGTCGATCTCGTCAGGGGTCGGTTCGACTACGAGGTGGCGGTGGCGGGGATCGAGGCCCTCCTCGGCCGGAGGCTCGACCAGCAACCCTGA